The following proteins are co-located in the Gloeocapsa sp. PCC 7428 genome:
- the holA gene encoding DNA polymerase III subunit delta — protein sequence MPIYVYWGEDDFAMQTAIFRLRDRFVDSQWLSFNYTVIPATQPDAVIQGLTQAITPPFGAGNRLTWLVDTTVFQQCSADLLAELQRTLPALPENSVLLLSCRNKPDGRLKSTQLLQKFAQIQEFSLIPPWKTEQLIDKVQQAARELNIKLTSQSAQMLAEAVGNDTRQMYNELEKLRTFASFDSKPIDKAAVAALVSNNTHNSLHLAAAIKDGDSAKALELITQLIEQNEPALRIVATLIGQFRTWLWVKLMSETRQDNVAIAQAAEIANPKRVYFLQQEVKGVSVKQLASTLPVLLELEVSLKQGLEEILVLQTKIMELCQLFC from the coding sequence ATGCCAATTTATGTTTACTGGGGTGAAGATGATTTCGCGATGCAAACAGCAATTTTTCGCTTACGCGATCGCTTTGTTGATTCTCAATGGCTCAGTTTTAACTATACCGTAATTCCAGCGACGCAACCTGACGCAGTTATCCAAGGACTTACACAAGCGATCACACCTCCTTTTGGCGCTGGTAATCGCTTGACATGGCTTGTTGATACAACAGTCTTTCAGCAGTGTTCCGCTGACTTATTAGCCGAGTTACAACGCACATTACCCGCTCTTCCTGAAAACTCGGTTTTACTGCTAAGCTGTCGCAACAAACCGGATGGACGTCTCAAATCTACCCAGCTACTCCAAAAATTTGCACAAATTCAGGAATTTTCTTTGATTCCTCCGTGGAAAACCGAGCAACTCATCGACAAAGTACAACAAGCGGCGCGGGAATTGAATATCAAACTGACATCGCAAAGTGCGCAGATGCTAGCGGAAGCTGTCGGTAATGATACACGTCAAATGTATAACGAATTAGAGAAATTACGCACATTTGCCAGTTTTGACTCAAAACCCATAGATAAAGCCGCAGTCGCTGCCTTAGTTAGTAATAATACTCACAACAGTTTGCACCTAGCCGCCGCAATTAAAGATGGCGATTCGGCGAAAGCGTTAGAATTGATAACACAACTGATCGAGCAAAATGAGCCTGCTTTGCGCATCGTTGCGACTTTAATAGGACAATTTCGTACGTGGTTGTGGGTGAAGCTGATGAGTGAGACAAGGCAAGATAATGTAGCGATCGCGCAAGCGGCTGAAATTGCAAATCCTAAGCGCGTTTACTTTTTACAACAAGAAGTTAAAGGCGTTTCCGTGAAGCAACTTGCTTCTACATTGCCAGTATTACTCGAACTCGAAGTCAGCCTAAAACAAGGACTTGAGGAAATCTTAGTTTTACAAACGAAGATTATGGAACTTTGCCAACTTTTTTGCTAA
- a CDS encoding PhoX family phosphatase, whose protein sequence is MSKLTRRQLLVFFGASAGTAVLAPVVGERLLGNGSTYAQTVVPLSFTPVRLPHPLPIYQQQVSYLPTGIGKGNILQPSSDAQLTTYTVFDDVIVPPEYERYVIVRWGDRVFPNKDDYFGFNCDYTSFVPIKGNLNDGYLWVNHEYVGYPISAFAPGTPEDVTDTSQFPEAFPAVVGFKASEKNRALLGEFLYNLGGSIVRIAKDNNGRYQVVSDRNNRRIHGLSGLAINSQRSDQYKDVTSWGNSSHQKGDNNYLIGTGPAAKEVFNLSSDGLGNKIIGTAYNCSGGTTPWNTILSAEENFQGSSTFFVGVTEAVNSDGTQVGYIEETTGAEFGLVGEKYGWMVEIDPYNPNFRPRKHTALGRFRHENIAFRAEVGKKLVGYMGDDRRGGHTWKFVSKGTVVKPVDGNAKKDNSALFEEGTLYVAKYNPPKDPSKAEGTGEWIPLVLSTATNPIAPSVLASVELAALGTATRDGLIKLPSRISTGQEVDGGGFDVTIANEATALPPYKGKKLSDFYSSQGAVLVDAFLAANLVGGTPTARPEDLEVNPRNPREVFIAYTDGAPGSDGYPDSRIFVVSKYSPAVTAAQPSGELFKIIEDSEDSTGTTFRWQRFVKGGEAGAEPGDGFANVDNLAFDTQGNIWGVTDMSTSAHNGFDVGAAGTLLDIEHTVVGSESPSVIDSNKNVETSNLIGVFGNNWLFFIPTSGSDAGEIVPFAYGPPRCEMTGPTFVGNDTLIIAVQHPGEDCPYTPQVTLSRETEMLNLDGTLFKQKRTVPRGSNWPSNIEGKPQGAPRPSVIGIRRKDGKGTFV, encoded by the coding sequence ATGTCTAAGCTTACTCGCAGACAGCTACTTGTGTTCTTTGGAGCCAGTGCTGGTACTGCTGTATTAGCGCCTGTCGTAGGAGAAAGATTACTGGGTAACGGGTCTACCTATGCCCAAACAGTTGTACCTTTAAGCTTTACGCCTGTACGTTTACCACATCCTTTACCGATATATCAACAGCAAGTCAGTTATTTACCAACAGGAATTGGTAAGGGGAATATATTACAGCCTTCTTCGGATGCTCAGTTAACAACTTACACCGTTTTTGATGATGTGATTGTGCCGCCAGAGTATGAGCGGTATGTGATTGTACGCTGGGGCGATCGCGTTTTTCCCAACAAAGACGATTACTTTGGCTTCAACTGCGACTATACTTCGTTTGTTCCTATCAAGGGCAACCTTAATGATGGCTATCTTTGGGTCAACCACGAATACGTTGGCTATCCAATCAGTGCTTTTGCGCCAGGTACCCCAGAAGATGTTACCGATACATCACAATTTCCTGAGGCTTTTCCTGCTGTCGTTGGATTCAAAGCTTCCGAGAAAAACCGCGCACTTTTAGGCGAATTCCTCTACAACTTAGGGGGATCTATTGTACGGATTGCAAAAGACAACAACGGACGTTATCAGGTAGTGAGCGATCGCAATAATCGCCGCATTCATGGTCTTTCCGGCTTAGCGATCAATAGCCAGCGTAGCGATCAGTACAAAGATGTGACATCTTGGGGTAACTCCAGCCACCAAAAAGGAGATAATAACTATCTAATAGGCACTGGACCTGCTGCTAAAGAGGTGTTTAACCTGAGTTCCGATGGCTTAGGAAATAAAATTATTGGCACTGCTTATAACTGTTCTGGTGGTACGACTCCTTGGAATACAATTCTGTCTGCTGAGGAGAACTTTCAAGGAAGTTCAACCTTCTTTGTTGGTGTCACCGAAGCCGTTAACTCCGATGGAACTCAAGTTGGTTATATCGAAGAAACTACAGGTGCTGAGTTTGGTTTAGTTGGGGAAAAATACGGTTGGATGGTAGAAATCGATCCCTACAATCCTAATTTCCGTCCCCGCAAACATACTGCCCTAGGTCGCTTCCGTCATGAAAACATTGCCTTCCGTGCAGAAGTTGGTAAAAAGCTAGTCGGCTACATGGGTGACGATCGCCGTGGCGGTCACACTTGGAAGTTTGTCAGCAAAGGAACTGTTGTTAAGCCTGTTGATGGCAATGCGAAAAAAGACAATAGCGCCTTATTTGAAGAAGGTACGCTGTACGTAGCTAAATACAATCCACCTAAAGACCCAAGCAAAGCGGAAGGAACAGGGGAATGGATTCCACTTGTATTAAGTACTGCAACTAATCCAATTGCACCGTCTGTTTTAGCTTCTGTCGAATTGGCAGCTTTAGGTACAGCAACAAGAGACGGTTTAATCAAGTTACCTAGCCGGATTAGCACAGGTCAAGAAGTAGACGGTGGTGGATTTGATGTCACGATCGCTAATGAAGCTACCGCGCTTCCACCTTATAAAGGCAAAAAGTTATCTGATTTCTACAGCAGTCAAGGTGCAGTACTTGTTGATGCCTTCCTTGCAGCTAACTTAGTAGGCGGAACTCCTACAGCGCGTCCTGAAGACTTGGAAGTGAATCCCCGCAATCCGAGAGAAGTGTTCATTGCTTACACTGACGGTGCGCCAGGAAGTGACGGTTATCCTGATTCGCGGATTTTTGTCGTTTCTAAGTACAGTCCAGCAGTTACGGCTGCGCAACCTTCGGGAGAACTCTTCAAGATTATTGAAGATAGCGAAGATAGTACCGGCACAACTTTCCGTTGGCAACGATTTGTCAAAGGTGGAGAAGCAGGTGCCGAACCTGGTGATGGCTTTGCCAACGTAGATAACTTGGCGTTCGATACCCAAGGCAATATCTGGGGCGTAACGGATATGTCTACTTCAGCGCATAATGGTTTTGATGTTGGTGCTGCGGGTACACTATTGGACATAGAACATACGGTTGTAGGTTCTGAATCGCCTAGTGTCATCGATTCCAACAAAAATGTAGAAACTTCAAACCTTATTGGTGTATTCGGTAACAACTGGTTATTCTTCATTCCTACAAGTGGTTCTGATGCAGGAGAAATCGTACCATTTGCTTATGGTCCACCGCGCTGCGAGATGACAGGACCAACGTTTGTTGGCAACGATACCTTGATTATTGCCGTGCAGCATCCTGGTGAAGATTGTCCTTATACTCCGCAAGTGACTCTTAGTCGCGAGACTGAGATGCTCAACTTAGATGGTACGCTCTTTAAGCAGAAGCGTACTGTACCGCGTGGTAGCAATTGGCCTAGCAATATTGAAGGTAAACCTCAGGGCGCACCTCGTCCATCAGTTATCGGTATTCGCCGCAAAGATGGCAAAGGAACATTTGTGTAA
- a CDS encoding DUF4168 domain-containing protein has translation MISYRHIVFGHRFRRMLSRSLVIATLSSVSVVSGLVPNLAGSRQVEFSSVAYAQAVSNAEVTNYARSVLVMEPVRQTAFNEIKRIISSDNIPPIVCNQPRSFSSLPTDARNIAVEFCKRSRQIVESNGLTINRFNAITVNLQSDAQLERRVKNELLRLQNASAN, from the coding sequence ATGATATCTTATCGGCATATCGTTTTTGGTCATCGCTTCCGCCGAATGCTATCGCGATCGCTTGTTATCGCTACTTTAAGTAGTGTAAGTGTCGTATCTGGATTAGTCCCTAATTTAGCTGGATCGCGACAAGTGGAATTTTCTTCTGTAGCTTATGCCCAAGCTGTGAGCAATGCAGAGGTAACAAATTATGCTCGCTCAGTTCTCGTCATGGAACCTGTGCGACAAACCGCGTTTAACGAAATTAAAAGAATCATTTCTTCAGACAATATTCCACCGATTGTTTGCAACCAACCACGTAGCTTTAGTTCGCTGCCTACAGATGCACGTAATATTGCAGTCGAGTTCTGCAAGCGATCGCGGCAAATCGTCGAAAGTAATGGTTTAACGATTAATCGCTTCAATGCAATCACAGTCAACTTGCAAAGCGACGCGCAACTCGAACGACGAGTGAAAAATGAGTTATTACGGCTGCAAAATGCTTCGGCTAATTAG
- a CDS encoding PhoX family phosphatase yields the protein MSSKRSLRQKYSRIARGAYEEATHHTRQFDNDGEPICNRSSNPYFSSILKSRLQRRQVLRGTLAAAVTSMFAGPILDGLKARPASASNTKLGFKPVPISEADTIVVPEGYTARVLIPWGEPISGSFPRYSLKNTGAEQGMQVGQHHDGMHFFPIEGKSPYEGSSVDGLLVVNHEYVEPRYTHAAAVGQALGPDSFPQKEDGTRETDQVLKEMNGHGVTITRISRQSDGSWRVVRDRRNRRITALTPMEIRGPVRGSDLVKTKYSPDGTRTRGTINNCAHGVTPWNTYLTCEENWARYFLNNDADVPRDHERYGVSTDGTSRYGWELADSKADEYIRFGASASGASATEDYRNEPNTFGWVVEIDPFNPNSTPVKHTYLGRFAHEGIVFQPPVEGQPIVCYSGDDARFEYIYKYVSAQPYCQATASGALLDDGTLYVARFNENGTGNWLALKFGENGLTPENGFQNQADILVNTRTAADFVGATKMDRPEWGAVDPRNGNVYFTLTNNSNRKPDQVDAVNPRPENDWGHIVRWSEAGKNPTATSFQWDIFVLAGPENDSRKLSGRPLNADNIFVNPDGLWFDADARLWIQTDIGESSQNQGEFAQFGNNQMLAADPDTGEIRRFLTGPIGQEITGVVTTPDQRTMFINVQHPGASTSEEEFAAGKINSRWPNQDPKIYPRSATVVITKDDGGIIGT from the coding sequence GTGAGTAGTAAACGCAGCCTCAGGCAGAAGTATTCCCGCATTGCTAGAGGAGCATATGAAGAGGCTACGCACCATACCAGGCAGTTTGATAATGATGGCGAACCGATCTGTAATCGTTCTAGCAATCCCTACTTTTCATCAATCTTGAAATCTCGCTTACAACGTCGTCAAGTATTAAGAGGTACACTTGCCGCAGCAGTAACGTCAATGTTTGCAGGACCAATTCTAGATGGATTAAAAGCTCGTCCTGCCAGTGCCAGCAATACTAAGTTGGGGTTTAAACCGGTTCCTATTAGCGAAGCCGACACCATTGTCGTTCCAGAAGGTTACACCGCCCGCGTTCTCATACCTTGGGGAGAACCGATCAGTGGCAGTTTTCCCCGTTATAGCTTGAAAAATACAGGAGCAGAGCAGGGAATGCAAGTCGGTCAGCATCACGACGGCATGCACTTCTTCCCAATTGAAGGTAAATCACCTTACGAGGGTAGCTCAGTCGATGGACTCTTAGTCGTAAATCATGAATATGTCGAGCCGCGTTATACTCATGCAGCAGCAGTCGGGCAAGCATTAGGTCCTGATAGTTTTCCGCAGAAAGAAGACGGTACTCGTGAAACCGATCAAGTTCTCAAGGAAATGAATGGACATGGAGTCACTATTACGCGGATATCTCGTCAATCTGATGGTAGCTGGCGTGTAGTGCGCGATCGGCGCAATCGTCGGATTACAGCCTTGACTCCTATGGAAATTCGAGGACCTGTACGCGGATCTGATTTAGTTAAAACGAAATACAGTCCAGACGGGACGAGAACTCGTGGCACAATTAACAACTGCGCTCACGGTGTCACTCCTTGGAATACATATCTCACTTGTGAAGAAAACTGGGCGAGATATTTCCTCAACAACGATGCAGACGTACCTCGCGATCACGAGCGTTACGGAGTTTCTACCGATGGCACTTCACGCTACGGCTGGGAATTGGCAGATAGCAAGGCAGATGAGTACATTCGTTTTGGTGCTTCTGCAAGTGGTGCTAGTGCTACTGAAGACTACCGCAACGAACCAAATACTTTTGGCTGGGTGGTAGAAATTGATCCTTTCAATCCCAATAGCACGCCGGTGAAGCATACTTACCTCGGACGATTTGCCCATGAAGGAATTGTGTTTCAGCCACCAGTCGAAGGTCAGCCGATTGTTTGCTATTCCGGCGATGATGCTCGGTTTGAGTACATTTACAAATATGTTTCCGCACAGCCTTATTGTCAAGCAACTGCAAGCGGAGCATTATTAGACGATGGAACGCTCTATGTCGCACGCTTCAATGAAAATGGTACAGGCAACTGGCTAGCACTGAAGTTTGGCGAAAACGGACTTACTCCCGAAAACGGCTTCCAGAACCAGGCAGATATTTTAGTGAATACGCGCACCGCTGCTGATTTTGTTGGTGCAACCAAGATGGATCGTCCTGAGTGGGGGGCAGTCGATCCTCGCAATGGAAACGTTTACTTTACACTGACCAACAACTCTAATCGCAAACCAGACCAAGTGGATGCTGTTAACCCCCGTCCTGAGAACGATTGGGGACACATCGTTCGCTGGAGTGAAGCTGGCAAGAACCCAACTGCGACTTCGTTTCAATGGGATATATTTGTGCTGGCTGGACCAGAAAATGATAGCCGCAAGCTATCTGGACGTCCTCTCAATGCCGACAACATTTTTGTGAACCCAGATGGACTGTGGTTTGATGCCGATGCTCGCTTGTGGATTCAAACTGACATTGGTGAAAGCTCTCAGAACCAGGGTGAGTTTGCACAGTTTGGCAACAACCAAATGTTAGCAGCCGATCCAGATACTGGTGAAATTCGCCGCTTCTTAACAGGACCCATCGGACAAGAAATTACAGGTGTGGTGACAACGCCTGACCAGCGCACAATGTTTATCAACGTCCAGCACCCAGGAGCAAGTACTTCTGAAGAGGAGTTTGCGGCAGGTAAAATTAACTCACGCTGGCCCAACCAAGATCCAAAAATTTATCCTCGATCCGCGACAGTCGTTATTACTAAAGATGATGGTGGCATCATTGGAACTTAG